The following are encoded in a window of Urocitellus parryii isolate mUroPar1 chromosome 7, mUroPar1.hap1, whole genome shotgun sequence genomic DNA:
- the LOC113189280 gene encoding protein Wfdc21-like: MKLGGFLLLAALIFLSLELQELQAAVRPLQLLGACAELCRGDWDCGPGEHCVSTGCGHDCASD, translated from the exons ATGAAGTTGGGAGGCTTCCTTCTCCTTGCGGCACTCATCTTCCTCAGCCTTGAGTTACAGGAGCTTCAGGCTGCGGTGAGACCATTGCAACTTTTGG GGGCCTGTGCTGAGCTCTGCAGAGGTGACTGGGACTGTGGACCAGGGGAGCACTGTGTCAGCACCGGGTGTGGACATGATTGTGCTTCCGACTAA